The following coding sequences lie in one Treponema sp. OMZ 790 genomic window:
- the yidC gene encoding membrane protein insertase YidC, which produces MMIFLYTLFIYPLESIIELIFLVAFKIFNENVGGAIIIVSLFVNIVTLPIYAAAEEWQNKERLLQKKLKNKIKDIKAVFKGDERYMILSAYYRQNNYHPLYSLRGMLGLLVQIPFFIAAYHFLSELTLLQGYNFLFLPNLGKPDALLNILSYKINFLPILMTLVNLLSVMIYTKDFSIKEKIQLYIMALIFLFLLYDSPSGLVFYWTLNNIFSLGKNIFAKFKYNKKIWYLLGLIFIVTGGVFFITRAQKPIVVILIIGIMIMYILIPFFIKLLKYFINSITFFKDIKAVNSLFYFSIVSITVLLGAVIPSSLVASSVQEFSYTIQYQNPFYLLWITLLQGCGFLFIWPAILYRLANVRVKPFFSFIAFIFLVCSVINVFIFQGNYGSLTGFLSFATDEVLIHSLQENVINLLSLFLSIALIVVLLKYKLSQKSIFVSKILLVSFLTLSCINAVKIYSGYKNVTKLIKIDKKNKSIGHIEKVYGFTKTGKNVLVFMLDRMPGIFIPSIFDDFPKISENFTGFTLYPNTISFGGHTYIGAPALYGGYEYTPASFRKNTDSNRDMYNESLCVMPRLFSESGWNTVITDASLANHSWIPDNSIFEPYDGVKALNMEGKYVGEWIQKHKIGIQHKVLPFSETLRNTIRFSFLKVSPYLVRKRLYNKGRYLQSKPSAYGLFDFVAKIAPLEFIKRDISTGYDKDCFNLIVNNVSHTPISASQARLFCSDDFIKKCEERSANEVTLNHYISDAYLFLILGDMMKILKENGVYDNTRIIFVADHGYGNLILNNSIFDTDFKDKTLQQTYYMPILMMKDFNASGELNLNMDFMTNADVPIMATSGFENITLLTKNPFTGKTFKETKEKTEIVIGNFLEDDILNIYLKEKNIFVESNWMKIKK; this is translated from the coding sequence ATGATGATTTTTTTATATACGCTTTTTATATATCCGCTTGAATCGATTATCGAATTGATTTTTTTGGTTGCATTTAAAATTTTTAATGAGAATGTAGGCGGCGCAATAATTATAGTAAGCTTATTTGTAAATATTGTTACCTTACCCATTTATGCTGCTGCAGAAGAATGGCAAAATAAGGAGAGATTATTACAAAAAAAGTTAAAAAATAAAATCAAAGATATAAAGGCGGTATTTAAGGGGGATGAAAGATATATGATTCTTTCTGCGTATTATCGCCAAAATAACTATCATCCCCTATATTCTTTGCGAGGTATGCTTGGGTTGCTTGTTCAAATTCCTTTTTTTATTGCAGCATATCATTTTCTATCGGAACTTACATTATTGCAAGGATATAATTTTCTTTTTTTGCCCAATTTAGGAAAGCCTGATGCTTTACTCAATATATTATCATATAAGATAAACTTTTTGCCGATTTTAATGACCTTGGTCAATCTTTTATCTGTTATGATATACACCAAGGACTTTTCGATAAAAGAAAAAATACAGCTATATATTATGGCCTTAATTTTTCTTTTTTTGCTTTATGATTCTCCTTCGGGTTTGGTTTTCTATTGGACTCTTAATAACATATTTTCATTAGGAAAAAATATTTTTGCAAAATTTAAGTATAATAAAAAAATATGGTACTTGTTAGGGCTTATTTTCATTGTAACGGGAGGTGTTTTTTTTATAACTCGAGCTCAAAAACCAATTGTTGTTATTCTTATTATAGGAATAATGATAATGTATATTTTAATTCCGTTTTTTATTAAACTTTTAAAGTACTTTATAAATTCAATAACATTTTTTAAGGATATAAAAGCCGTTAATTCTCTTTTTTATTTTTCTATAGTTTCAATAACTGTTCTTTTAGGTGCCGTAATTCCTTCCTCTTTGGTTGCTTCTTCCGTTCAAGAATTTTCCTATACAATTCAGTATCAAAATCCTTTTTATTTGCTTTGGATTACCTTATTGCAAGGTTGCGGCTTTCTTTTTATTTGGCCCGCAATACTTTATCGCTTGGCAAATGTGAGAGTTAAGCCGTTTTTTTCATTTATCGCTTTTATTTTTTTGGTTTGTTCTGTAATTAATGTTTTTATATTTCAAGGTAATTACGGCTCGCTTACAGGTTTTCTCTCTTTTGCGACTGATGAAGTTCTGATTCATTCATTACAGGAGAATGTGATTAACTTACTTTCTCTTTTTTTGAGCATTGCACTCATAGTAGTTCTTCTTAAGTATAAACTTTCTCAAAAATCTATTTTTGTGTCGAAGATTTTACTTGTTTCTTTTTTGACCCTCTCTTGTATTAATGCAGTAAAGATATATTCGGGCTATAAAAATGTTACAAAACTTATCAAGATAGATAAAAAGAATAAATCTATAGGACATATCGAAAAAGTTTACGGTTTTACTAAAACCGGTAAAAATGTATTAGTTTTTATGCTTGACAGGATGCCCGGTATTTTTATTCCGTCTATTTTTGATGACTTTCCTAAAATTTCAGAGAATTTTACGGGCTTTACCCTGTATCCCAATACAATTTCTTTTGGCGGTCATACTTATATCGGTGCGCCTGCTCTATACGGTGGGTATGAATACACTCCTGCGTCTTTTAGAAAAAATACGGATTCGAATCGTGATATGTATAATGAATCTCTTTGTGTTATGCCCCGTCTTTTTTCGGAATCAGGTTGGAATACGGTTATTACCGATGCCTCGCTTGCCAACCATAGTTGGATACCCGATAATTCCATATTCGAACCTTATGATGGTGTTAAAGCTTTGAATATGGAAGGAAAATATGTAGGGGAGTGGATTCAAAAGCATAAAATCGGTATTCAGCATAAAGTTCTTCCGTTTTCGGAAACATTGAGGAACACTATCAGATTTTCTTTTTTAAAAGTATCTCCTTATCTTGTGCGTAAACGGCTTTATAATAAGGGCCGATATTTACAGAGTAAACCATCTGCATACGGTTTATTTGATTTTGTTGCAAAAATTGCCCCTCTTGAATTTATTAAGCGTGATATAAGTACGGGATATGATAAGGATTGTTTTAACTTAATTGTTAATAATGTTTCTCATACGCCAATATCTGCTTCACAGGCTCGTCTATTTTGTTCGGATGACTTTATAAAAAAATGTGAAGAGAGGTCCGCAAATGAGGTTACTTTAAATCATTATATATCGGATGCTTATCTTTTTTTGATTCTTGGTGATATGATGAAAATCTTAAAAGAAAATGGTGTATATGATAATACAAGAATTATTTTTGTTGCCGATCATGGATATGGAAATTTAATTTTAAATAATTCTATATTTGATACTGATTTTAAGGATAAAACACTTCAGCAGACTTATTATATGCCTATTTTAATGATGAAGGACTTTAATGCTTCCGGTGAACTGAATCTTAATATGGATTTTATGACCAATGCTGATGTTCCGATAATGGCAACAAGCGGTTTTGAGAATATTACTTTGCTTACAAAAAATCCTTTTACAGGAAAGACATTTAAGGAAACCAAAGAAAAAACAGAAATTGTGATTGGTAATTTCTTAGAAGATGATATTTTAAATATTTATCTTAAAGAAAAAAATATTTTTGTTGAGTCCAATTGGATGAAGATAAAAAAATAA
- a CDS encoding glycosyltransferase family 2 protein: MKFSIIIPIYNRSLFIDETLSGILNQTYADIEIICVDDCSTDESLQKIESYAVKDNRIKVISHSKNLGPHCARQTGVSNASGDYILFLDCDDVLEVFACSFLHSILSETDYDVLEFAYKHKKTKTVSLPVPFITINNFFDSLVYFKNPRAGTVWNKVYKKELLQKAFSKMQSFYSVMGEDLYESVIIAYYAKSYTFINAPLVLYNDESGISNKKNDLSSVKKSLDSIKANLDAFSFFFNTHAGENTDAVLYIERQYLKYIFYIQILMNTQKKDWRVSLNLLSGCFSEDTLLPYEKKINKTQLSLYLELIKYKINIFLRQLMPYRLKKIIKDLYANFCA, encoded by the coding sequence ATGAAATTCAGTATAATAATTCCGATATATAATCGCAGCCTTTTTATAGATGAAACATTATCCGGTATTTTGAATCAGACTTATGCTGATATTGAGATAATTTGTGTTGATGATTGCTCTACGGATGAAAGTTTACAAAAGATAGAATCATATGCAGTAAAAGACAATAGAATAAAGGTAATCTCTCATTCAAAAAATCTTGGGCCTCATTGTGCAAGACAAACAGGTGTAAGTAATGCTTCGGGCGATTATATTCTTTTTTTGGACTGTGATGATGTTCTTGAAGTTTTTGCATGTTCATTTTTGCATAGTATACTCTCAGAAACGGATTATGATGTTTTGGAATTTGCTTATAAGCATAAGAAGACAAAAACCGTATCTTTACCTGTTCCTTTTATTACGATAAATAATTTTTTTGATAGTTTGGTATATTTTAAAAATCCTAGGGCGGGTACTGTTTGGAATAAGGTGTATAAAAAGGAATTATTGCAAAAAGCTTTTTCAAAAATGCAAAGCTTTTACTCGGTAATGGGCGAAGATCTATATGAATCGGTTATAATCGCTTATTATGCAAAAAGTTATACTTTTATAAATGCGCCCTTAGTTTTGTACAACGATGAAAGCGGAATTTCAAATAAAAAAAATGATTTATCTTCAGTAAAAAAAAGTTTAGACTCTATAAAAGCTAATCTTGATGCTTTTAGCTTTTTTTTTAATACTCATGCCGGAGAGAATACCGATGCGGTTTTGTATATTGAAAGACAATATTTAAAGTATATTTTTTATATACAGATTTTAATGAATACTCAAAAAAAAGATTGGCGTGTTTCTTTAAATTTATTATCCGGCTGTTTTAGTGAAGATACACTTTTACCTTATGAAAAAAAGATAAACAAAACCCAATTAAGTTTATATCTTGAACTTATTAAATATAAAATAAATATATTTCTTAGGCAGCTTATGCCATACAGACTAAAAAAAATTATAAAGGATCTTTATGCGAACTTTTGTGCTTAA
- a CDS encoding glycosyltransferase family 25 protein codes for MLNLEHNIERKKYMQELLKDLPIDYEFFPAVYGRNIKNIDEIYNSQLSQKITKRQLSLGEIGCALSHKAIYKKMIDEDISQALILEDDIAILPNFFEVYTAISQINVGNKVVLLGTTAKKPMKKLWKKKLFNNYSMYLVLNSYGGTYGYVIGLDAAKKIYYSNEKVFTVADNWKYYRRFSQIWLISPSIVGVNEVFTSEIGDDLRHSKST; via the coding sequence GTGCTTAATTTAGAACATAATATTGAAAGAAAAAAATATATGCAGGAACTCCTTAAGGATCTACCAATTGATTATGAATTCTTTCCTGCTGTTTACGGTCGTAATATAAAAAATATAGATGAAATTTATAATTCGCAATTATCACAAAAAATAACTAAAAGACAGTTGAGCTTAGGTGAGATAGGTTGTGCTTTAAGTCATAAAGCTATTTATAAAAAAATGATTGATGAGGATATCAGTCAAGCATTGATATTGGAAGATGATATTGCCATTTTACCTAATTTTTTTGAAGTTTATACGGCTATTTCTCAAATTAATGTTGGGAATAAAGTAGTTTTATTGGGAACTACAGCTAAAAAACCTATGAAAAAGTTGTGGAAAAAAAAATTATTTAATAATTATTCAATGTATCTTGTCTTAAACAGTTATGGCGGAACATATGGATATGTTATTGGATTAGATGCTGCAAAAAAAATATACTATAGTAATGAAAAAGTGTTTACTGTAGCCGATAACTGGAAATATTATCGCAGATTTTCTCAAATATGGCTTATATCTCCCTCAATTGTAGGAGTTAACGAAGTTTTTACTTCTGAAATTGGTGATGATTTACGTCATTCAAAGTCAACCTAA